CACAAATAATTAAATATATAGTTATTTACGAACAATCATTTATTCGGCTTTATTACCAATAGATAATATACATTGTTTTATATCAAATGTAAACGGGCTTTAGTACTAATTTACCAACTTGATTTTTTAACACCTGGAATTTGACCTTTATGAGCATGTTCTCGAAAAGCAATTCTAGACATTTCAAATTTTCTTAATACGCCTCTCGGTCTACCTGTTACTTTACAACGACGTGTTAACCTAGTTGGTGAAGAATCTCTTGGTAATTTGCGTAAAGCTTCATAATCACCCTTAGCTTTAAGCTCTTTACGTAATTCATAATATTGATTAACGAGTGCTTCTCGTTTTTGTTCTTTAGCTATTTTTGATTTTTTAGCCATTATAATTCCTCCTATCAAATCGTAACGATTACGTTTTAAATATTATCACATAATTTTAATTTATCAACTATAAATTATTAAATTATCCATTATACTGTTTTGATTAGCTATAACTTCTCTGTTTTCATCAAAATTTACAACTGAATTATTGCGCTATGTATGAGCATGTGATACAATCTTAAATCGTAAGCATTACTAATTAGAGAAAGGATGTTATATTTTGCGCGTAAACATAACTTTAGCTTGCACTGAATGCGGCGATCGTAACTATATAACTACAAAAAAT
The genomic region above belongs to Staphylococcus durrellii and contains:
- the rpsN gene encoding 30S ribosomal protein S14, which produces MAKKSKIAKEQKREALVNQYYELRKELKAKGDYEALRKLPRDSSPTRLTRRCKVTGRPRGVLRKFEMSRIAFREHAHKGQIPGVKKSSW